One genomic window of Magnolia sinica isolate HGM2019 chromosome 3, MsV1, whole genome shotgun sequence includes the following:
- the LOC131241424 gene encoding cytochrome P450 94B3-like, with translation MFMSISHLPFPSVALLFLSFSIVLHLFLRGITYLIRIPDHGPPTYPFLGCLISFYKNKHRLLDWYTRMLAHSPTQTIVIHRLGAPRTIITANPDNVEYILKTNFDNFPKGGPFIEILKDLLGRGIFNVDGELWHTQRKLVSHEFTTRSLREFVVKILEVEANERLLPILESACVKHQPLDLQDLFRRFAFDTICNVSLGLDPGCLKPSLPASDLANAFDVASEISARRAAAPVFAVWKLKRAMRIGSERRLKEAIELVHGSIMEMIHQKKLENHEEGKNKDLLSRLILDGHDEEVIRDMVISFVMAGRDTTSAALTWFFWLISSHREIENEVVKEVMIASEGDERLDYSSLKDMWLLDACLCETMRLYPPVPWDSKHAAGDDMLPDGTHVRKGDRVTYFPYGMGRMESVWGKDRLEFRPQRWFGSTVDGTPVKVSPYKFPVFQGGPRVCLGKEMAFIHMKYVAASMIRRFEIRPVGHDQPIFVPLLTAHMDGGFKVMVRKRSL, from the coding sequence ATGTTCATGTCCATCTCCCACCTTCCATTTCCATCAGTTGCACTCCTTTTTCTATCTTTCTCAATCGTTCTTCATCTTTTTCTACGTGGAATCACATACCTAATCCGAATCCctgatcatggcccaccaacataCCCCTTTCTAGGGTGTTTGATCTCTTTCTACAAAAACAAACACCGTCTCTTAGATTGGTACACCCGCATGCTGGCCCACTCACCAACTCAAACGATCGTGATCCACCGACTCGGCGCTCCACGGACGATCATAACCGCTAATCCAGACAATGTAGAGTACATTCTCAAAACCAATTTCGACAATTTCCCTAAAGGTGGACCGTTCATCGAGATCCTCAAAGACCTTCTCGGCCGTGGAATATTCAACGTTGATGGTGAGCTCTGGCACACCCAGCGCAAGTTAGTGAGCCATGAATTCACCACACGATCTCTACGGGAATTCGTAGTGAAGATTCTTGAAGTTGAAGCCAACGAGAGGTTATTACCGATCTTGGAATCCGCATGTGTGAAACATCAGCCGTTGGATTTGCAGGATTTGTTTAGGAGGTTCGCGTTCGATACTATATGTAATGTCTCGTTGGGATTAGATCCAGGTTGCTTGAAACCTTCATTGCCAGCATCAGATCTTGCAAATGCCTTCGATGTAGCGTCGGAGATAAGTGCGAGGCGAGCCGCAGCACCGGTTTTTGCCGTGTGGAAGTTGAAACGAGCCATGCGTATTGGGTCTGAGAGACGGCTCAAGGAAGCGATTGAGCTCGTGCATGGTTCAATCATGGAGATGATCCATCAAAAGAAGCTCGAAAATCATGAAGAAGGAAAGAATAAAGATCTTCTGTCTAGATTGATATTGGACGGTCACGATGAAGAGGTGATACGAGATATGGTCATAAGCTTTGTGATGGCTGGCCGAGATACGACATCCGCGGCATTGACATGGTTCTTCTGGTTAATCTCATCACACCGAGAAATAGAAAATGAGGTAGTGAAGGAAGTGATGATAGCTTCGGAAGGGGATGAACGGTTGGATTATAGCTCACTTAAAgatatgtggttgctggatgcGTGTTTATGTGAAACCATGCGTCTGTATCCACCGGTTCCGTGGGACTCAAAACATGCGGCCGGCGATGATATGCTCCCAGATGGGACCCACGTCAGGAAAGGTGATCGAGTCACGTACTTCCCTTATGGGATGGGGAGGATGGAGAGTGTGTGGGGAAAGGATCGATTGGAATTCAGGCCACAACGATGGTTTGGATCGACGGTGGATGGAACGCCTGTGAAGGTTTCACCGTACAAGTTCCCGGTTTTCCAAGGTGGGCCACGGGTCTGTCTTGGGAAGGAGATGGCTTTCATACATATGAAGTATGTCGCTGCATCGATGATCAGACGGTTCGAGATTAGGCCAGTGGGCCATGATCAGCCAATCTTCGTGCCGCTCTTGACCGCTCATATGGACGGTGGGTTCAAGGTTATGGTGCGAAAGAGGAGCTTATGA